One window of bacterium genomic DNA carries:
- a CDS encoding response regulator, which yields MTSSTEKVNVVVADDNAGIRTGLTAEILKSFPNAGVKTFSDAVTTEMYLTQNPYETDVLFLDIDFGPGATGLDVLENIRDSDGILPIVLLTGTTMWEDLATACRLYGAHLVEKPVGAGPLCVHIESALGLLERLGKLRGTIDGLQAALAEAAKTKPGDHGAGEVADSEVLRGLFPRLDFSKSAVSEMLACKDIRLVKALADLNNRTPGNGSYLKQIKSTPGLWEARFSTPGRVFLRFHDNRVLIENIDPDHRVLA from the coding sequence ATGACATCGAGCACCGAAAAGGTGAATGTCGTTGTGGCTGACGACAATGCGGGAATTCGAACTGGCCTGACGGCAGAGATTCTCAAGTCTTTTCCGAATGCCGGCGTCAAGACCTTCAGTGACGCCGTCACGACAGAGATGTACCTAACCCAGAATCCCTACGAGACCGACGTCCTGTTTCTGGACATCGACTTCGGCCCGGGAGCCACCGGTCTTGATGTCTTGGAGAACATCAGAGACAGCGACGGCATCCTCCCCATCGTCCTGCTGACCGGCACGACGATGTGGGAGGATCTCGCGACCGCCTGTCGGCTCTACGGCGCGCACCTTGTCGAAAAGCCGGTTGGCGCGGGACCGCTCTGCGTCCATATCGAGAGCGCGTTGGGACTCCTGGAGCGTCTCGGCAAGCTGCGCGGGACCATCGACGGGCTTCAGGCGGCGCTCGCGGAAGCCGCGAAGACCAAGCCCGGCGATCATGGCGCCGGCGAGGTCGCCGACTCCGAAGTTCTTCGGGGGCTGTTCCCCCGGCTCGACTTCTCGAAGTCGGCAGTCTCCGAGATGCTCGCGTGCAAGGACATCCGCCTCGTGAAGGCGCTTGCGGATCTCAACAATAGAACGCCGGGGAACGGCAGCTACCTAAAGCAGATCAAGAGCACGCCCGGCCTGTGGGAAGCCCGTTTCTCTACGCCGGGACGCGTTTTCCTGCGGTTCCACGACAACCGCGTTCTGATCGAGAACATCGATCCCGATCACCGGGTGTTGGCCTAG
- the cdd gene encoding cytidine deaminase, protein MLDKAVISEYLKRAERAASSAYAPFSNLRVGAVVRLRDGREFVGVNVENASFGLTMCAERVALGAAVAAGARPGDVELLAVASPDRPITPCGACRQVIAEFGHDIRVLFRADGGADVLAHAGELLPALFSFGDGTRG, encoded by the coding sequence ATGCTGGACAAGGCCGTGATCAGTGAATACTTGAAACGCGCCGAGCGGGCTGCGTCGTCCGCGTACGCTCCGTTCTCGAATCTCCGGGTCGGCGCCGTGGTCCGTCTGCGCGACGGGCGCGAGTTCGTCGGCGTCAACGTGGAGAATGCCTCCTTCGGTCTGACGATGTGCGCCGAGCGCGTCGCGCTCGGCGCCGCCGTCGCCGCGGGCGCCCGCCCCGGCGATGTCGAGCTCTTGGCCGTCGCCAGCCCCGACCGCCCGATCACGCCCTGCGGCGCCTGCCGGCAGGTGATCGCGGAGTTCGGCCACGACATTCGCGTCCTGTTCCGCGCCGACGGCGGCGCCGACGTACTCGCGCACGCCGGCGAGCTGCTCCCCGCGCTGTTCTCGTTCGGGGACGGAACGCGGGGCTGA